The nucleotide sequence GCACTTTGCGGTGGTGTGTGATGGCACGGGGGTTCGTCCGGCGAAGCGGCGTGAGCTGTTGGGCGATGATGCGCTGGATGGTTTCTTCGGCGTGAGCAGAATTTGGCCGGTGCTGTCGGTAGCGGCGGCCCGTTTCGCTTCCGCACTGCACAGTTCGTGGGGCGACGCTGCAATGGTGACGATCTACGGTGAGCTGGCCGGTGGAAGCTATCCGCACCCGGATGTTCCCGCCATCGCCGGGGCCGAGCCAGTGCAGACGGGCGTGTGGTACGCGCCGGGCCTGCAGTGGCTGCCGTTCGACGCCTCAGTCGAGACGGCCGAGGGACGCTGCTGGATCTCTGACCGTGCTCTGCGTGACGCCGCAGCCGCTGCAGGGCTCGTCTGTCCTCCAGCTCTGGGGAACGGCGCGCTGAACAAGCTCCAGGAGCTGCCGTGTGCCTTCCCCACAAGGGTCCCAGCCGTCTTTGAGCTGCCTGAGTTGGCAGACAATCTTGCCGAAGGCTACGTCCTCAAGCCAGCCGACGAATGGTCGGAGACGAAGGCTGCGTGCATAGGCATACGTCCTGTTGTCAAGGTGAAGCAAAAGTCTTTCGCGGAGGACGAGCGGTTCGACGGCGCACGTCCCTATCTGCCGCCGCCGCAGGGAGCGGCCGGGGTTCCCGCCTGGCTCCTGGCCCAGGCCTCGGCACTCCTCACCCCCGCTCGCGCGGCCGCCGTGGTCAGCAAGCTGGGCCCCCGCGCTCCGGTAGATGCTGTGGCGGAGGAGATCACACGGGATGTTTCGGAGGAGCTCGCCGAAGCGCTGGGAGGCCTAGAAGACACACTCCTACGCCCGCTGGAGCGAGCGCTTCTGCCTGGGGCGCGGTCCTTGGCGGTGTTCGATGCCAAGGACCGCCACCGTTCCCGGACAGGCAGACAAGGCACACGGTGACGGCAGGGGGAGGACGCGGTGACCCCGCAGTGCGACGGCCGTGGCGGCGGTCGACCCGGCCGGGCCGCCGCCCACGACGATCACGTCGAACTCCTCGGTCTCCACTGTCTTCCCTGTCTCGTGGTCGGGGTTCACCGCTCTCCTTCTGTTTCTGTGTTCGGCGCCGACGCGGCGCCCGCACGGCCGAGGGAATCGATCCAGGTGCGGACGGCCGCCGCCGTGGTGAGGGTGTGTTCCCGCATGAACGAGAAGTGGTCGCCGGGGACGTCGACCCGGGTGTGCGGCAGCGGCCAGGAGGTGCGCCACTCGTCCGGGGCCGCGCCCGCCGCCATCGCGGGCGTCGGCCGGGTGGCCCGGACCAGCAGGGTGGGGGTGGCGACCGGCTCCGGCTCCCAATCCAGGAACATCCGGGTGTACGCGCCCAGCGCGGCCACCCCGGTGTCCTCGTCCCCCGTGAACTGGTTTCCGCCCAGGCGCGGCGCGATCACGGCGGGCAGGGACAGCAGCCAGTCCTTGTCGCTGTTGCCGTCGTTGATGAGGTACGTGTCGAGCAGCACCTGTCCGACGGGCGGGTTCCCCATGGCTTCGAGCCGCCGGGTCACCGCATGGGCGACCGCGCCTCCGGTGCTCACGCCGACGATCACGAAGGGCCGGTCGCCGACGTGCTGTCGCACCGTCTCCGCGTGTGTCCGGGCGAGCGTGTCCCGGTCGGCCGGCACGGCACGGCCCGCCCCGATGCCGGGGTGCGGGAGTTCGAGGACGTCCAGTTCGCCCTGGAAGTGGGCGTGGAATCCGGCGAATTCACCACCGGGGGCGGCGAAGGGCGGGTGGAAGCCGTTGAGGAAGACGAGTACTGGCCCGGCTTGGGAACCGTCGGCGCGCCGCAGCGGGGCCAGGGCGTGCTCCCGGTCGGCGTCCGGGCCGAAGGTCGGCAGCGCCCAGGAAGCCGTGACCAGCATGTGCATCGCCGCGACCACCTGCCCGGCCTCGCAGACCCGCCGGTAGAGCGAGGAGAGCGTCTGCGCGGGCCGGCCCTCCGCGGGCGCGTGCTCCGGCTCCGGTGCGACGTCGGGCAGGCCGTCCAGCAGACCGAGTACGTGGCGGGCCAGCCCCTGGGCCGTCGGGTGCTCGAACACCACGGCGGCGGACAGCCTCAGCCGCAGGGCCATGCTCAGCCGGTTGCGGACCTGGACCGCCATCAGGGAGTCGAAGCCCAGCTCGGCGAAGGACTTGCCGGCCGGCAGCGCGTCAGCGTCCGGGTAG is from Streptomyces sp. NBC_01314 and encodes:
- a CDS encoding RNA ligase family protein, with product MSGVREWVAVEKVHGAHFAVVCDGTGVRPAKRRELLGDDALDGFFGVSRIWPVLSVAAARFASALHSSWGDAAMVTIYGELAGGSYPHPDVPAIAGAEPVQTGVWYAPGLQWLPFDASVETAEGRCWISDRALRDAAAAAGLVCPPALGNGALNKLQELPCAFPTRVPAVFELPELADNLAEGYVLKPADEWSETKAACIGIRPVVKVKQKSFAEDERFDGARPYLPPPQGAAGVPAWLLAQASALLTPARAAAVVSKLGPRAPVDAVAEEITRDVSEELAEALGGLEDTLLRPLERALLPGARSLAVFDAKDRHRSRTGRQGTR